From Triticum aestivum cultivar Chinese Spring chromosome 4A, IWGSC CS RefSeq v2.1, whole genome shotgun sequence, a single genomic window includes:
- the LOC123083704 gene encoding uncharacterized protein has protein sequence MSQPGEHPAELPSASLFRSRAVCKAWHRITTEPSFLAAHADRRPAELLVVSRGEPSFLDAIPLSLQLDDLMRRQSQLHCPKHCEVRALMGSCDGLVLFQKSRESLFKSDFFVCNPVTRQGARLDLKPPSCPDVARLCGFYRHGQGRPLADGVVVDEFAYFIDHYAHHRGKIHWTIHPLARSAEKILAFDTVSKDFRLISRPPWPRDHYRDNDLCLLELDGRLAVTATELHGDSVELWVLEEYDDEQSWSHRFRIVLPPGFSPDWWTGTGVPNVVFVASYTYNFKALYHLTEKRIVKQIEYINGTWGYCYLFKDSLVPHSFLNPY, from the exons ATGTCGCAGCCGGGCGAAC ATCCTGCTGAGCTGCCGTCCGCCTCCCTGTTCCGCTCCCGAGCCGTCTGCAAGGCGTGGCACCGCATCACCACGGAGCCTTCGTTCCTGGCCGCCCACGCCGACCGGCGTCCAGCCGAGCTGCTCGTCGTATCAAGAGGGGAACCATCTTTTCTAGACGCCATCCCGCTGTCTCTGCAACTCGACGACTTGATGAGGCGCCAGAGCCAACTACACTGCCCCAAGCACTGTGAGGTTCGCGCCCTGATGGGTAGCTGCGACGGGCTCGTGCTGTTCCAGAAATCCCGTGAAAGTTTGTTCAAATCCGATTTCTTCGTATGCAACCCGGTGACCAGGCAGGGAGCTAGGTTGGACTTGAAGCCACCTTCTTGCCCCGACGTGGCCAGGCTGTGCGGCTTCTACCGGCACGGCCAGGGCCGGCCCT TGGCCGACGGTGTAGTCGTAGACGAGTTCGCCTATTTCATCGACCACTACGCCCACCACAGGGGCAAAATTCACTGGACGATCCATCCTCTGGCCAGAAGCGCCGAGAAGATCCTGGCGTTCGACACGGTGTCCAAGGATTTCCGGCTGATATCGCGCCCGCCGTGGCCGAGGGATCACTACCGTGACAACGATCTCTGCCTCTTGGAGTTGGACGGTAGGCTAGCCGTGACAGCCACTGAACTCCATGGAGATTCCGTGGAGCTCTGGGTGCTCGAGGAGTATGACGACGAGCAGAGCTGGTCACACCGCTTCCGGATCGTCCTGCCGCCGGGGTTCTCTCCAGATTGGTGGACGGGCACCGGCGTCCCCAACGTCGTTTTCGTGGCAAGCTACACATATAATTTCAAGGCGCTGTATCATCTTACCGAGAAGAGGATCGTAAAGCAGATAGAGTATATCAATGGCACATGGGGTTACTGCTACCTCTTCAAGGATAGCCTTGTGCCGCACTCCTTCTTGAATCCTTATTAA